The genomic stretch tacaaagctactcaaacactcaacgcattgaaactgaatatagtcaatatccttattgtcccaacactctaaaacccccgagtatgcgtaaccgatttgagtaCCCGTTGTACCAAAACCaccgactttaagttttgaaataacccttagtagtttattctagcagtcggcaccgtcttagatacaaattacgcagagagtcgatgaatataagtgtatgatcctcataatgaTAATTATGTGCTCaaccataagaagaaatgtgcctactaagtaaggtgatcctcacaagatcatttaacctaacggtcgcaaatttcaaatacaaagaatttaaaaaactcactgtcgattggttcagaagtcatctggtaatgaacttggtaggaaggactattgtccgattccccacaatctacaagtgaatgctaaggagtataccacatattgtgccagaactccgtgagaaggatcatagtcactaaccgactactctgctatgtgcgtgtcaagataatgggcttaatgtgattgcgcgcgaatgaaaagggtgaaacatgatgacaagtcaaataggtcgagctataaaggcatgattcggattggtatgcatactgggagttgtttagtgttgttactataggtttattgctagattcattatcattatttccgaataagaacgctatgtagctgagtatgactgaacgacatggtggaagtgtgtttcatttatctttatcttcttattttgcttgaggacaagcaaaggttcaagtctgggggaatttgataacacgattttatatcgtatatttagcttaaaatccatagatatttatagcattttccgtttattatgttaatttattatgatattacgcgtgtatttgctttgtttcaggttttgcacttcaattacgactatttgcgaaaaggaaagaaaattgagcttaaatgaccaatatttatgcctaaaagatgaaaagggagtgctgaagtgaaagaagggtgcaattaaggacccaaaggcccaaaagagacgaaccagcccacaaaggaacaaaaatgcgtagcccaaaccatgcaagcaagtggagacgcacgtctccacgttctcttctgccacgtcaccaagaggagacgcccgtctccaactgccccttgattctctccacttgagacgcacgtctcaagtcttcctgaagaaacggagacgcacgtctccacgtccagTCTGCAAAAAGTtcctcaattcacggattccaactgcaaagcccctcctataaataggacctgtcacttcacttcaatctgtccgatttcctgccaacgaagtgctgccgaaattgtaccgcgaactgcttttccttattctgctttcatttaaccgtttattttctcacaacgatttctatactggaaattgttgtgaacttttcgtagatctagccgtACGTtagatttattgctttatttcattgttttttattttctgccatttaaattccgaagaacgatccagccaacctgtggtggaagttcgagtacttcaagattcaattcaatccagatttattttaattcaggttttttatttaccgcctttatttatattattattgcatgatatattatattccatttaatatgtctattattatgaaccgaaccgatttatgcatgtttaatcatattaatatgtctggctaaattactaaaggtgtcggtatgtaaagtaagttaaccgtagggatccgaaataaattggcttaaattatgttttattaactatcacttatttttggtttatatgtctagtttaattagtaagtcttaaaaccaatagagcgaaagtttgagggcttaggacggtcaaaggttaaaaccaatagagcgaaagtttgaggattttaactggatagtagacataggacattagttttaaggatggcgaaagtgtATTAAGACTAactggaacttatttattttcaaaaattgtttttacactcgagcgggatggcgaaagcgtacgttagggttattagcttgctccgagtcaacagagcgaaagtttgagattaggagatttaaatagataacgacctcgtaaaataggcattttattaattacattgtttccaaaaagctcttctaaaatctaatgggatggcgaaagcgtacattaggattaggatagtagtctgaatcaacagagcgaaagtttgagacgaggatttttaatcaattggaattagtaaagatttttaatttaattatgcaaaagccaatggaccttcggattacctttagttaaatgaaatacatactgatacctatcttttattattattcttaattttctcacaatcactttcccttaggaacaatcgaaattttagtactcctagctttacatagtaaccttagataacggtagatcgattcatagtccctgtggattcgatatcttttaaaactacacgacacgactgtgcacttgcagttatcagatttatagacacgtaaagtcgcgatcaatttCGTTTTCTCCAAGAATGATTGAAAAATATTGAGTTTGAGTAAATTTGGAAAGATTTAAAATcatatttcaatcatatttttttcaaaattcaatcaaagatATGGCAAGATTCCTTCTATAATTGTTGACCTAATTCCTTCCAATATATAAACACAACACCCTCAGATCACCAGGACACGAATTTTTGGCTCAAAGGAACCCTAAAACCGAATTGCAAAAGTGGAAGAAAACTCAAACTACAATTCTGAATTCAAGGCCAATTCAAGGCGTTCTAGTCATTCCAAAACGTTCCTGGGAGATCATTGAAGGGATTCAGATCAATCTCGAAGATTAACACTCTTGCAATCGCTCTCAATTCATCACGGTTTGGCTACACTTACTTTCTTTCGATTTGCATGATACACGCATCATTCATGAATCTAAATTGCATAATTGTGTTTACCTTGACGTGTTTATTGTTTCTGGAGAATTAATCACGTTTGTATGTCGTATACATCAttatgccatgttagggtttcaaAGCTTTGATTTAGGGCTTTTGGTTTAAGCCAAAATTAAGCCAAATTGATGCCATAATAATGATCAGTGTTACTGGACGATTCATTTGGAgtggtcgcgccaaatttttggCGTAGTTTCGTGTCCGTTTGATTTTCGCAGGTGTAAAAAACGAGTATCTATTACAGCGTATATGCAAAAATAGGTGTAAAAGAGATTCTGCAGATTTTtgtgaagaagatgactatgtgTCGTCATCTGATTGGTCCCATTCAAATGAAAAGGGCGCGCGCTGTTTTGAAGGATCCAGTGCTCTCGTTTCTAGGACGACCACCACGTGTACTCAACTGGCAACCATCTGATCCAGCTGCCATCAGATCTAACGCTTGCAACGGTGTAGCCCACGATGTGCCTTCAAATCAGCGTCACACTGGATCGGAAAGTTAAGTTTCCAAtttctttttatgtttaattATATGATccgcttttatttaattatatatatatatatatatatatatatatatacattatctcttcatatttttttttcttattattattaaaaaaaaactttatagttttttatatatataatagtaaactatatttacaatatttatttatattatttgttttatcataatatttatttttcatccaattaatatatatacataaaatggttatttaatttgattcaagtatttaaaatacttttagaattcataaaaaattccaaaaaaacatatttcacattaaattttattttttaactcgatttaattaattaggtcgtcagaccaataattaattaaattattttcttatttaaattattttcttatttaattcgtaccctaattagggtttacgaagatcatgccctacactgaatgtttttttgccttgccttttcaggtttgTTTCTCAAAAGCCTCGACaacgcgcccgatcaagactcgaagctaagtaccttatttattctttttcttaaagtctatttggtttcctttaAATCTAGGGTTGGCCCTGCCTTCattcttctgcctttgccttttcagggttaaccccgaggcttcccgctaaccatatcagatcaaatcaagctaagtacttttgtttattttattttaaatacattatatccttatttttagggttaactgtgttcgccttcgaaccgataaatgcactcaccctattttgtttgccttttccagggttcgtcaaattgccaaagccgcgagtttggtaaccctaaaccctaaccttttattttttctgtttaattattacttgtgtcaaaccctattaagggatccgctggttacaatttccctcccccatatctgtttgattatattatttaaatgcgtggttagtaaaatagggagtgacaaccattaaattgaattagcctcactaatttacaagataatataattgaatataatcacgtgagtggtgcacacacgcacgcttttgggtaaccctctctgttgccttgttgcctgttgcctcgttgccttgtttttttgcagaatagccagtccctcgaatatgaggatacctcagccatgttgcctcgataaaaggtcatgagaccctagaatgatgctgccttcgatacactaacatgacctcgaccctcggaagttgcccacgaataaggctgaggtatcttctggttgcctacgaaaggctattctgatcttcccccttagactacctgcctctctatggcatgggtcagtctttgggcgaacgataactcgacgacccttcaacctccaaacgaaaggcttccctTCCCTCTTATTgcaaggatagatcctttcattctgaaagtcTAAAAAGAGAcatatcatctaagtttaaggtaattgcccctaattgccttgcaatgctcaattttcatattctttctcacaattcttcaaaaaactggctacgctcatttacgagctaaagtccactttttttctttcatctactttttctaaagacaaacgagcaagcaaagcaattaagagcccatggaaaaccatggatgcaaagggtgccttacacattccctttgcataaattaccccccgaacttagatttctttaaaaaggtttttcttctgtttctttttgcctttccgaatttgtttggataaaataaaagtcggtggcgactcctgcttaaccgcgacatctcgattataaaaaagtcagttcagcgtattacagaactggcgactctgttggggattaatttcgataaaagaggggttaccttaaaaatttaggattcactttaaatgttttctattgtttgttttgcttgttttatttttcagggctgttttgggaaaattgaaggacgaatcctattcccggattcaagtacatctaagataggaagtggcatagtcatggcgacctccttcatgtatgtggaggattggtcaatatgagagttcacgcttaagttaggcctccatgGGTGTTTGcttgcttctcttgtatgagggaggttcgtgccgatgtctgtgggtgagtctgagcttaaggacctttagttacctttaacccatcctgacttttaggaacgtagtggggggactactcttgatgtatgttgagagcataggcgctacccgatactacagctcagataggttctttctcaaagtatcattgcatggtatgtatgtatcatgttcgagggtgctttaggagggctgacaattctgggtcacttggtagaacccgttgctgaaatctccttatccatagaaatgcccttgggaaggacacctaatcagactccatgcaagccttaagccaaattgtgtgatttgtgtgacttatttgtgtttgtgcatcatgcatacatgcatcattcatccatggcatgactaacccatttcaaggaattGGGGATTTTTTAACCATATATAGTTTTGTAGGTTGTTTAAAAGATGGAAACCAAAGGTCGTAAACCGTTCTTCCTCaatttcaagaaagtacctacacCATTGAAGGATTTCTGTGACAACATCTCTGGTTCTCTCAAATTCAGTGATTCTCTCAACACACTTATAAGCTTGGTacgaactaatgtggatgaagtccttctcaacaccatggttcaattctatgatccgttactacattgcttcacttatagagattttcagttaGTACCATCCTTGGAAGAATTCTCCTACTTGCTGGGACTCCCTGTGCTTAATCAAATTCCGtatactggtaaagaagaagagCCTAAGTGGGAAGTCATCGCTGCTGCCCTACACTTGCCAAGATTAGAGATTGAGAAAGTTTGGATTAgtaagaaagagtattctggattaCCCCTTGATTTCCTCTATGAAAAAGCGGAGATTTTTGCTAAAGCTTCAAGTATGGATGCCTTGGAAGCTGTGTTGTCTCTTTTAATTTATGGACAAGTCTTGTTTTTCCATTATGACAAGATAGTGGACGTGGCTGCTGTCAAtatcttccttagcaagaatccggTTCCTACTTTGCTGTGCGATTTGTTACATTCTATTCATTTCCGAGTATCAAAAACGAAAGGTTGTGTCCTAGGATGTGCTCCTCTTTtgtataagtggtttatttcgcacttacttctctccgtaagaaagaatgaagaaggatTAACTTGGGCTCAAAGAAATATGAAGCTTTCTTTTGACGACATCATCTGGTACCAAAAGAAGTTTGAAGGAAGTTTGttatttgatagttgtggagaattccctaatataCCTCTTCTTGTTATTCGTGGGGGAATAACATATAATCCTATTCTAGCTCGACATCAATTTGGTTTCGCTTTGAAGGATAAACCTCGCTCCTTATATCTCAGTTCAGAATACTTTAGCTATGATTCAGACAAGTTAAAGAAAAGAGATCTCTTCATCAAAGCCTGGTCGAACGTAAAGAAAGTTGGTGCAAAAGATATTGGAAGAAGAAATTACATGCCATGGGACCCATATTTCcaatgggtttatgatcgagttATGGATTTTGGGATGCCTTACCCTTCTGATACACCCATAGTACCAAGGATAGCTCCTCCTGCTGTCCCAGTCACGTTTGAGCCATATGTCCTTACTCCAAACGAAGATCTTGTTGCAACCGTTAACCAACTGAAGAGGGAAAGGGATGACTTTGAGAGACGTTTACGAAAGGTTGAAGCTGAAAAGGAGGTGTTGACACAAGATGCTAAAGAGCGAGAGACTTTACTTGACTATTTTTCTCGTAAATGgaaaattgaagattttgtttcccCAGATCAAATTAACTCATGGGAAAATGAAATTTCTAGGCTCGttcaagaaagagaagaaatgatCAAGGCACACAAAGAAGAAGTCAGAGTTCTGTAAAGGAGGCATCGTCAAGAAGACAAGAATCCTggagtttaggcttttatttattattatctattttcttttttcaatttgatGTAACTAAAGAGTTATGACATTATGAGTTTTTAtgctaattaataaataatgtgttttctttttctttcttttaatgtGTGTTAAAAGTACTTTtaattccttgaaaacattgcatatgcataatcattcattcataaacatcacatTACAGGTTTTCATAAAAGCAAAACACCTCATCCttttgctgtttatttcagcatcatgaatctcgaacaatcagttaaggacttacaagctcaaaacactgaattccaagCTCTGATCCTGACCTTGGCTAAGGGGCAAGATGAGTTGAaaacccttctgactaagaaggataAGAAGACCAAGAAGCCCAAAGGGGTGATCAACATGGGGAGAAGGTTCAAAAGTCGTCCCAAGAGGGCCGACGAAGCTGAAATCCCTAaagatgaagaagaggaaggagaaAGAGACGAcatcagtgtcaagaacaatcagggaagccatgtaggttctgaggaagaggaagaagaggaagatgagtATCCTCAAGATGAGCCTTATGATGATGAAAAATATAGGctactagaagagcgtctgaggaatgtggaaattcagaaggtgcCTGGGTTGGACTTTGAAGAACTAGGGCTTGTTCCTGGGGTCATCATTCCCCCAAAATTTAAAACTCCtgcttttgctaagtatgatggggcatcctgtcccaagatgcacttaaggtcttatgtgaggaagattcagcctcatactgctgacaagaggctctggatccatttctttcaggaaagcttatctggaactcagcttgaatggtactatcaactcgaAAGTATCAACATCCGCACCtaggaagatttggttgttgctttctattaAAAATACCAATACAACTCTGATCTCGCGCCAACTCGCATGCagctacaaagcatgtctatgggatctaaggaaagtttcaaggagtatgcccaaaagtggagagatctagctgggagggtccaaccttccttgactgatagggaattggtagacatgttcatgggtacgctaactgggccgttttatagtcacttgctgggtagttcttcatcagggtttactgatcttatcttgactggagaacgtgtggagAATGGTatccgaagtgggaagattcaagtaggcTCATCTTCTGGTACTGCGAAGAAACCATATCAGGGAAGGAACGAGTCTAATGCTGTTCACAGTCAGAAGGGCCGTGATAAGAATGATCATAATCAATCTGTTGGAGCTGTCCTCATCTCTACTCcaacatctcaacaagctcccAGACAATATTATCAACGCAAAACTGATCGACCAAGGAGACGATtcaccccgatcaacatgcctttatctcaagccTTGCAACATCTACTAAAAGCTGAGCTGGTCACCCTGAAGGATCCTTCGAAGTTTGTCAACACCACTAGTCCAGCTTATGATTCCAAGGCTACCTGCGCCTACCATTCTAATGCTACCGTACATCATACAGataactgttgggccctgaaaaacaaagtccaagacatgatagaagctGGCGAGATCGAGTTCGACGCCCCAAAaactcctaatgtcatcactgctcctatgccaaagcatgacaatactgttaatgctatcatggacacaatCCATGTCTATGACGTAAGAGATCTGTCAACTCCACTCCCTGATATCAAGAGAAAGCTGTTGCGatctggtttatttccaggttgcgaccctaACTGTTATTATTGTGAACTCATACCCgagggttgtgagaatctgaaaagaggtatccaaggctggatggatcgtggcaccaTTAGGTTTGAGAAGACCCCTTCCATTGAAGAgttgtgcgaaggtttctcccgtggtttgaagttcgaagatgtatctgtcATTTCCAAGGTCCCTTTGAAGATCCCCACCAAGGCTCcgttcaagatttctgctgaaccccgtgtggctccgatcaTTATCACTCAACCTGGTCCGATGCCATACTCTTCTGATAAAGCtgtcccttggaattatggtgctgaggtctatgttcaaggagttaagcaagagCTTGAATCTGATAAAGTTTCTGAAGATGCCAACCCTGATGTGGTTAATATTGCTGGGACTAGtaaagtaacaagaagtggaagggtattttctccagagatctctccgAGCAATGCTTCACCTGCTGTTGCGATTACCCCGAATGCTAATGATCGTGGTAAAGGACTGTTACATGAACCTGAGTCTGTCACTGAAAATCCACTACctgaagaaacaaatgagttcctgaagatcattcgcaaaagtgattatgacgttattgaacaaatggggcatactccttctaagATCTCTATGTTGTCACTCCTAAGTTGTTCCAAAACTCAtgccaaagctatgatgaagtttctagaggctgcccatgtgccacaagagatttctgtcactcaactcgagaattgtattgcaaacctgACGACAGATAACTATCTAGGGttctctgatgctgatctgagtcctAGTGGGAAGGATCATAATAAGGCGCTGCATATAtccattgaatgtggtggtacTACCCTGGCTCATGTACTGGTTGATGATGGCTCCTCTCTAAATGTGCTACCCAAAGTAGTGTTGGACAAACTCAAAGTTGATGGAATCGAGCTGAAATCTAGTAATGTGATAGTAAAGGCTTACGATGGCACCATGAGTACAGTttatggcgaagttgagctcccaatcagagtaggcTCCCAAACCTTCAATACCGTGTTCTAcgtgatggatattcgtcccgcctattcctgTTTGCtcggacgtccttggatacataaGGCAAATGCCGTGACTTGAACTCTCCATCAGAAATTGAGATACCCAATgaaaggcaagattgtcactgtaTATGGTAAGGATGAATATGTGGTGAGCTtcgtagatgagaccaagtatcttgaattcactggagaagcaTTTGAATCTCCCCACATAGCACACGAATGGGTCCCTCAAGTGGTTCCCGAGACTAAACATGTTTACACTCCTCCTAAAGTTACTGGGGTTattcctacaatggcttctctgaaagacgctagggccgtggtagaagaaggtggttgcactatctgggggcaattacctgattTTCCATAcaagtccaacaaatggggtttaggctgcactgctaaggatcaaAAGGGAGGACAACCTCCTCGTTCAGAAGAATTGAAGCGTTACTTCATCAGTAAGGGAGTTAATGCTATCGAAGAAGACGAAGATAATcacaacctggacaagtggatcttccctatttcagacaaagggctggacaactggaagactgaagacattgtttctatctcctataatCAGGAGTAATCGCCGTTCTTAGTTTATTTTCCTGCTTTCCTTTTCAATTTCCAAAATTTAAAATTCTGTACTTCActaaacaataaactctaaagccATGTGTCTTGCCCGAGACACATTGGTCCATTTGtaagggcttgtcatttcataggcatattttcattcaataaagcattggacgtttcgtattcaaattgtgtgtttgcttttatttttctttacctTTTACTGCTATGttttctcacacacacccacataatacactgcagatccatatccactctggatcctattgataacgattctgctattgctaaatatgactttgaaaatccgatctaccaagctgaggatgaaagTGAGGAAGGTTGCGAAGTGCCCAGAGAACTTGCCAGActactagagcaagaagagaaggctatacagccgcacgaagagccaattgaggttgtgaacataggtactgacaaagaaaagaaagagatcaagataggggctgatttagagaatattgtcaaacaaagactgatccagatgttacgagacaatgttgagatctttgcttggtcctacgaagatatgcctgggctcgatactgatattgtggttcatcgtctacctatcaaagaaaacagcCCTCTGGTTAAACAGAAGCTACGAAGAAGCAggcctgacatggctcagaaaatcaaagatgaggtcgagaaacaattcaatgccggattcctgaaAGTAGTAagctatccaccatggattgccaacatcGTACCCGTacccaagaaggatggaaaggtcagaatgtgtgtagactacagagatttgaatcgagcaagtcctaaagatgatttcccactaccacatatcgATATTCTGGTTGATATTACTGCGCAATGCAaagtgttttctttcatggatggtttctcaggttacaattgaaggatagaaaaacacttagaaagggggggtttgaataagtgtagctttaaaaacttgacagataaaaataaattgcacagttatttttatcctggttcgttgttaactaaactactccagtccacccccgcagagatgatttacctcaactgaggatttaatccactaatcgcacggattacaatggttttccacttagtccgcaactaagtcttctagagtatcctgatcacaacctgatcactccaggaacaactgcttagacacaagctaagactttcttagagtatcctgaccaccacgtgatcactctaattacaactgcttagacacaagctaagacttcctagagtattctgatcaacacgatcactctagttacttacaacttaatgtaatctttctaagagtattacaatgcttcttaaaagctataatcacaaactgtgatatttctcttaacgtttaagcttaatctcactaatatattacaacagcaatgtagtgagctttgatgaagatgaagattctgagttttgatttgaacagagtttcagcaagttaatatgagttgttttgttccagaatcgttaaccttgcatctcatcagaacttcatatatataggcgtttgagaagatgaccgttgagtgcatttaatgctttgcgtgttccgtacagcatcgcatttaatgttatacgcttttgtcaactacctcgagccttgttcacgctgtgtctactgacgttgcctttaatagcttctaacgttccttttgtcagtcagcgtagcctgccacttgtactttcttctgatctgatgtttgtaaatacaacgtttgattattatcagagtcaaacagcttggtgcaaagcatcttctgatcttctgaccttgaagtgcttctgagcgtgataccatcagaacttcagtgcttctgttctcttgttcttctgatgcttccatagatccatgttctgattctgcttcgaccatcttctgatgtcttgccagaccatgttctgatgttgcatgctgaaccatttaagacaaagcttctgagcgctgaattatgcatactctttatatatttcctgaaaaggaaattgcattggattagagtaccatattatcttaagcaaaattcatattattgttatcatcaaaactaagataattgatcagaacaaatcttgttctaacaatctccccctttttgatgatgacaaaaacatatataaatgatatgaatttgcgatcagaaagaacagacggcaaaagacaaattacacagctatagcataagcatgtgaatatgtctccccctgagattaacaatctccccctgagataaataatctccccctgaaataaatactcgaagaactttaataaaagacttccctgattatttcggtagagacgatcacataagcttctgtcttcagagaattcatagcttctgacttctgcttccattggacagtttcagaacttgaatttctttagatccctagaacactcacagcttctgattcctgcttccattcaggacagcttcagaacttgaatttctttgatcttcagaacattcccagcttctgattcctgcttccatctaggacagcttcagaacttgaatttctttgatcttcagaacattcacagcttctgatttctgcttccatttaggacagcttcagaacattgagttttctggatctttagaacattcacagcttctgatttctgcttccctcggatagcttcagagctttgaatttcttccaacatcacttcatgctagatttgtatcagaacattgttgaatgtaccagagcatcatcagagcatctctacatcctgaaatgttacagaacaaaaactaaacgacaaaagtcagcatgaacgagtcagaacataaaatgtatcagagcaaatagaattttgtcaaagcaaatagacaaattttggatcaaattctattctcagtgcttctgattctgaagct from Vicia villosa cultivar HV-30 ecotype Madison, WI linkage group LG4, Vvil1.0, whole genome shotgun sequence encodes the following:
- the LOC131597561 gene encoding uncharacterized protein LOC131597561, encoding METKGRKPFFLNFKKVPTPLKDFCDNISGSLKFSDSLNTLISLLVPSLEEFSYLLGLPVLNQIPYTGKEEEPKWEVIAAALHLPRLEIEKVWISKKEYSGLPLDFLYEKAEIFAKASSMDALEAVLSLLIYGQVLFFHYDKIVDVAAVNIFLSKNPVPTLLKNEEGLTWAQRNMKLSFDDIIWYQKKFEGSLLFDSCGEFPNIPLLVIRGGITYNPILARHQFGFALKDKPRSLYLSSEYFSYDSDKLKKRDLFIKAWSNVKKVGAKDIGRRNYMPWDPYFQWVYDRVMDFGMPYPSDTPIVPRIAPPAVPVTFEPYVLTPNEDLVATVNQLKRERDDFERRLRKVEAEKEVLTQDAKERETLLDYFSRKWKIEDFVSPDQINSWENEISRLVQEREEMIKAHKEEVRVL